A window of the Diorhabda carinulata isolate Delta chromosome 1, icDioCari1.1, whole genome shotgun sequence genome harbors these coding sequences:
- the LOC130895409 gene encoding alpha-taxilin isoform X2, with protein MELENKIKSTTMEKSSVESTSGDYVEPARDNTKNTPTKSVNGNNEYTGAIKKKKDDTIPRRSQKCWDKLLKSVSSLSEIEKLEVIKEKYMDLYYGHKEVMMVNRNLEKELKAIQKEKEQIQADLIKNILSKSKLENLARELQKLNKDIKEESINKLKEEEERHKQLSTNFSEKLKSLISLMESGNQESKALRDENVNLAHRLTEVYKQFEERENYTSNLSHQLELQQQLTETRLKKAACEYAEKEEMWHQEKRDLIQRLCLTNEANRSLQENSSKFQEQIVAYQKQYHDFEGAMKRSNKVLDTFKEEMAHMKKNNSELLKDRNKWQKQWQNANDEWTRMCKTNRDLTSELEQVNKKLDVLDKLCRKLTADRASYLQQGKTDSNAPDCDVEPHKPIDEVIISSDTLDESDRQKSEENTDPVDGKSDNYQYKLSQVSLTTSEQTAPSSSVQLPHGSNFDDVCVNESHTPDGGQQKNCY; from the exons ATGGAACtcgaaaataagataaaaagtaCTACAATGGAAAAATCTTCAGTAGAAAGTACAAGTGGCGACTATGTCGAACCTGCTAgagataatacaaaaaatacaccCACAAAAAGTGTAAATGGCAATAATGAATACACAGGTGccattaaaaagaaaaaagatgacACCATACCAAGAAGGAGTCAGAAATGCTGGGATAAACTACTAAAATCTGTTTCCAgcctttctgaaattgaaaaacttgaagTCATAAAAGAGAAATATATGGATCTCTATTATGGTCATAAAGAAGTTATGATGGTAaatagaaatttggaaaaagaatTGAAGGCAATTCAAAAAGAAAAGGAACAGATACAAGCTgatcttataaaaaatatactttcaaaatcaaaattggaaaatttggCTAGAGAATTGCAAAAGCTAAATAAGGATATAAAGGAAGAGAGCATTAATAAACTGAAGGAAGAAGAGGAAAGACATAAACAACTTTCAACTAACTTTAGTGAAAAGCTGAAATCTCTTATTTCTCTGATGGAAAGTGGCAATCAAGAATCAAAAGCATTACGCGATGAAAACGTAAATTTGGCACACAGATTAACAGAAgtatataaacaatttgaagaaagagaaaattataCTTCAAACCTTAGTCATCAATTGGAACTCCAACAGCAACTAACAGAAACTCGACTAAAAAAAGCCGCCTGTGAATAtgcagaaaaagaagaaatgtgGCATCAGGAGAAAAGGGATCTAATTCAAAGATTATGTCTGACTAATGAAGCTAATCGGTCTTTACAAGAAAACTCAAGTAAATTTCAAGAGCAAATAGTTGCGTACCAGAAGCAGTATCATGATTTTGAAGGAGCAATGAAGAGAAGCAataag gtACTTGATACTTTCAAAGAAGAAATGGCACACATGAAGAAAAACAATAGTGAATTACTAAAAGACCGTAATAAATGGCAAAAGCAATGGCAAAATGCTAATGATGAATGGACACGAATGTGCAAAACCAATCGTGATTTGACTTCCGAGTTGGAACAAGTGAATAAGAAACTTGATGTTCTCGACAAATTGTGTAGAAAATTAACTGCAGATCGTGCAAGTTACCTACAGCAAGGTAAAACTGATTCTAATGCTCCTGATTGCGATGTAG AACCTCACAAGCCAATAGATGAAGTTATAATTAGTTCTGATACCTTAGATGAAAGTGACAGACAGAAATCAGAGGAGAATACTGACCCAGTGGATGGAAAAAGTGATAATTACCAATATAAACTTTCCCAGGTATCTTTAACTACCTCTGAGCAAA
- the LOC130895409 gene encoding alpha-taxilin isoform X1, producing MELENKIKSTTMEKSSVESTSGDYVEPARDNTKNTPTKSVNGNNEYTGAIKKKKDDTIPRRSQKCWDKLLKSVSSLSEIEKLEVIKEKYMDLYYGHKEVMMVNRNLEKELKAIQKEKEQIQADLIKNILSKSKLENLARELQKLNKDIKEESINKLKEEEERHKQLSTNFSEKLKSLISLMESGNQESKALRDENVNLAHRLTEVYKQFEERENYTSNLSHQLELQQQLTETRLKKAACEYAEKEEMWHQEKRDLIQRLCLTNEANRSLQENSSKFQEQIVAYQKQYHDFEGAMKRSNKVLDTFKEEMAHMKKNNSELLKDRNKWQKQWQNANDEWTRMCKTNRDLTSELEQVNKKLDVLDKLCRKLTADRASYLQQGKTDSNAPDCDVEPHKPIDEVIISSDTLDESDRQKSEENTDPVDGKSDNYQYKLSQVSLTTSEQTAAPSSSVQLPHGSNFDDVCVNESHTPDGGQQKNCY from the exons ATGGAACtcgaaaataagataaaaagtaCTACAATGGAAAAATCTTCAGTAGAAAGTACAAGTGGCGACTATGTCGAACCTGCTAgagataatacaaaaaatacaccCACAAAAAGTGTAAATGGCAATAATGAATACACAGGTGccattaaaaagaaaaaagatgacACCATACCAAGAAGGAGTCAGAAATGCTGGGATAAACTACTAAAATCTGTTTCCAgcctttctgaaattgaaaaacttgaagTCATAAAAGAGAAATATATGGATCTCTATTATGGTCATAAAGAAGTTATGATGGTAaatagaaatttggaaaaagaatTGAAGGCAATTCAAAAAGAAAAGGAACAGATACAAGCTgatcttataaaaaatatactttcaaaatcaaaattggaaaatttggCTAGAGAATTGCAAAAGCTAAATAAGGATATAAAGGAAGAGAGCATTAATAAACTGAAGGAAGAAGAGGAAAGACATAAACAACTTTCAACTAACTTTAGTGAAAAGCTGAAATCTCTTATTTCTCTGATGGAAAGTGGCAATCAAGAATCAAAAGCATTACGCGATGAAAACGTAAATTTGGCACACAGATTAACAGAAgtatataaacaatttgaagaaagagaaaattataCTTCAAACCTTAGTCATCAATTGGAACTCCAACAGCAACTAACAGAAACTCGACTAAAAAAAGCCGCCTGTGAATAtgcagaaaaagaagaaatgtgGCATCAGGAGAAAAGGGATCTAATTCAAAGATTATGTCTGACTAATGAAGCTAATCGGTCTTTACAAGAAAACTCAAGTAAATTTCAAGAGCAAATAGTTGCGTACCAGAAGCAGTATCATGATTTTGAAGGAGCAATGAAGAGAAGCAataag gtACTTGATACTTTCAAAGAAGAAATGGCACACATGAAGAAAAACAATAGTGAATTACTAAAAGACCGTAATAAATGGCAAAAGCAATGGCAAAATGCTAATGATGAATGGACACGAATGTGCAAAACCAATCGTGATTTGACTTCCGAGTTGGAACAAGTGAATAAGAAACTTGATGTTCTCGACAAATTGTGTAGAAAATTAACTGCAGATCGTGCAAGTTACCTACAGCAAGGTAAAACTGATTCTAATGCTCCTGATTGCGATGTAG AACCTCACAAGCCAATAGATGAAGTTATAATTAGTTCTGATACCTTAGATGAAAGTGACAGACAGAAATCAGAGGAGAATACTGACCCAGTGGATGGAAAAAGTGATAATTACCAATATAAACTTTCCCAGGTATCTTTAACTACCTCTGAGCAAA
- the LOC130895866 gene encoding prostaglandin E2 receptor EP3 subtype, translated as MLNTPWSYIIQLAFLIGLIANLAALYILHKTAKRRNKKHLFMLRCLATNDLMAQIGMIILTNKFFYENVHPSIYCPSFVVVRAFGLGSGCVAFVMALERWLALTRPFLYHQLVTHQVLKKFLFGLWITAVTLTYLPLFGFGIYYNSENKTCARFRYATEPKDKAYAYLFFAFGATLCFCIAFCNTSVICELSRIRSQQRILVRRISRSIISSRVGAARYQTPEEVAFAKLMAFVCIIYVVCWAPQVMTVPIAQYFKLTNHEDHKFKKFFIIADAGLTVYLLLDPFIYVLQGYFEGRLHADCCCSKKSDSNLSIPSIMKTQNSDMSVSIPFDVKEPAKPDDEFVHLETMKIT; from the exons ATGCTTAATACTCCGTGGTCGTATATAATTCAACTCGCTTTTCTCATAGGACTCATTGCTAATTTAGCCGCCCTTTACATTTTACACAAAACAgcaaaaagaagaaacaaaaaacatctTTTTATGCTCAGATGTCTCGCTACCAACGATCTCATGGCTCAGATCGGAATGATTATTTTgaccaacaaatttttttatgaaaatgtacATCCGTCTATATATTGCCCTAGTTTTGTAGTTGTAAGAGCATTTGGACTCGGTTCGGGGTGTGTAGCTTTTGTTATGGCACTTGAGAGATGGTTGGCACTCACGCGACCCTTCCTGTATCATCAA TTGGTCACACATCAAGTACTGAAGAAATTTCTATTCGGTTTATGGATAACTGCAGTGACTCTAACTTACTTGCCTCTATTTGGATTCGGTATTTACTACAATTCCGAAAATAAAACATGCGCAAGATTTAGATATGCTACTGAACCAAAGGATAAGGCTTACGcctatttattttttgcatttg GAGCTACTTTGTGTTTTTGCATAGCCTTTTGCAACACCTCGGTAATTTGCGAATTATCAAGAATTAGATCCCAACAACGAATTCTAGTCAGAAGAATAAGTAGATCTATAATAAGTAGCCGTGTTGGAGCTGCTCGATATCAAACTCCAGAAGAAGTAGCGTTTGCTAAATTGATGGCCTTTGTTTGCATCATTTATGTTGTCTGCTGGGCTCCACAAGTG ATGACAGTACCGATCGCGCAGTACTTTAAACTCACCAACCACGAGGaccataaatttaaaaaattctttataataGCTGACGCTGGATTGACGGTATATCTACTGTTAGATCCTTTCATTTACGTGCTTCAAGGATACTTTGAAGGACGATTGCACGCAGATTGTTGTTGCAGTAAAAAATCTGACAGTAATCTTTCTATACCTTCTATTATGAAAACGCAAAATTCTGATATGTCCGTTTCTATACCCTTTGATGTAAAAGAACCTGCAAAGCCTGATGATGAATTTGTACATTTAGAAACAATGAAGATTACTTAA